Proteins found in one Paraburkholderia caballeronis genomic segment:
- a CDS encoding alpha/beta fold hydrolase has product MSLSLPVGAAIAADGPAYGPELEGFDYPMPVHRFEFQSQGQALQMAYMDVRPAQPNGRTAVLLHGKNFCAATWDDTIRRLADAGYRVIAPDQIGFCKSSKPAAYQFSFQQLARNTHALLQSLGIGRATMIGHSTGGMLAVRYALMYPQDTEQLVLVNPIGLEDWKAKGVPSLSVDDWYARELKTSADSIRRYEQSTYYAGQWRDAYEPWVQMLAGMYRGPGRKQVAWDSALLYDMIYTQPVVYEFGQLRMPTLLLIGDKDTTAIGKDAASPEVRATLGHYPELAKAAAKAIPHATLVEFPDFGHAPQMQDPQAFHAALLKGLGAVAVGP; this is encoded by the coding sequence TTGTCCCTGTCGTTGCCGGTAGGGGCCGCCATCGCCGCCGACGGCCCCGCGTACGGTCCCGAACTCGAAGGGTTCGACTATCCGATGCCGGTCCACCGCTTCGAATTCCAGTCGCAGGGGCAGGCGTTGCAGATGGCGTACATGGACGTTCGGCCCGCGCAGCCGAACGGCCGCACGGCCGTGCTGCTGCACGGCAAGAACTTCTGCGCGGCGACGTGGGACGACACGATCCGCCGCCTCGCCGACGCCGGTTATCGCGTGATCGCGCCGGACCAGATCGGCTTCTGCAAGTCGAGCAAGCCGGCCGCGTACCAGTTCAGCTTCCAGCAACTGGCGCGCAATACGCATGCGCTGTTGCAGTCGCTCGGCATCGGCCGCGCGACGATGATCGGCCATTCGACCGGCGGGATGCTCGCGGTCCGTTATGCGCTGATGTATCCGCAGGACACCGAGCAGCTCGTGCTGGTGAACCCGATCGGCCTGGAGGACTGGAAGGCGAAGGGCGTGCCGTCGCTGTCCGTCGACGACTGGTATGCGCGCGAACTGAAGACGAGCGCGGACAGCATTCGCCGTTATGAGCAGTCGACCTATTACGCGGGGCAGTGGCGCGACGCGTACGAGCCGTGGGTGCAGATGCTCGCGGGCATGTATCGCGGGCCGGGGCGGAAGCAGGTCGCGTGGGACTCGGCGCTGCTGTACGACATGATCTATACGCAGCCGGTCGTCTACGAGTTCGGGCAACTGCGGATGCCGACGCTGCTGCTGATCGGCGATAAGGATACGACCGCGATCGGCAAGGACGCCGCGTCGCCGGAGGTGCGCGCGACGCTCGGGCATTATCCGGAGCTTGCGAAGGCTGCGGCGAAAGCGATTCCGCATGCGACGCTGGTGGAGTTCCCGGACTTCGGCCATGCGCCGCAGATGCAGGACCCGCAGGCGTTTCATGCGGCGTTGTTGAAGGGGTTGGGGGCGGTGGCGGTGGGGCCTTGA